A single region of the Streptomyces sp. NBC_01381 genome encodes:
- a CDS encoding MFS transporter: MATVTIKPAADRQDPRRWWALAALVASMLVLGFDMTILNVALPTMAGQLGASTGEQQWMADAYVVVFAALMLPAGLLGDRFGRRRMLITGLGIFLAGSLIGTLADDVSLVVVARAVMGVGGALVMPLALAVLPALFAPGERTKAIGIVSAASALGAPLGPIVGGWLLDHFWWGSIFLINIPMVAIGITACAFLLPETTDPASPKVDVVSTALTAAGLGALIYGIIEAPVRGWGDPLVLGMLGGAALLLAALVLRERRLSRPMLDMSLLGNRGFLLNTIAATLVMFVLSGLMFVLPPYLQAVLGHDAFGTGLRMLPLMGGLLVAARGAEPVVRRFGPRAVISGGLVVLAFAAMLGSRTTVDSGYGFTALWLSVAGVGFGFAVVPAMDSALGALPVERAGSGTGLLMTVRQVGGAIGIALLGSLLSGVYVDRIDTGSLPAGAADTAGDSVVAAHAIADRLGLPGLVESADSAYVTGMGIVLWVSGVAALVTALLVAALLRTPEPADAADMAPRPADARQ, translated from the coding sequence ATGGCCACTGTCACTATCAAGCCTGCCGCGGACCGGCAGGACCCCCGCCGTTGGTGGGCGCTTGCCGCCCTGGTCGCGAGCATGCTGGTGCTCGGCTTCGACATGACGATCCTCAATGTCGCGCTGCCGACGATGGCCGGTCAGCTCGGCGCGAGCACCGGCGAGCAGCAGTGGATGGCGGATGCGTACGTCGTCGTCTTCGCCGCCCTGATGCTTCCGGCCGGGTTGCTCGGCGACCGCTTCGGCCGCCGCCGCATGCTGATCACCGGCCTTGGGATCTTCCTGGCGGGCTCCCTCATCGGCACCCTCGCCGACGACGTCTCCCTCGTCGTCGTTGCCCGCGCAGTCATGGGCGTGGGCGGCGCGCTCGTCATGCCGCTCGCCCTGGCCGTGCTGCCCGCGCTCTTCGCTCCCGGCGAGCGGACCAAGGCCATCGGCATCGTCTCGGCCGCCTCCGCGCTCGGCGCGCCGCTCGGCCCGATCGTCGGCGGCTGGCTGCTCGACCACTTCTGGTGGGGCTCGATCTTCCTGATCAACATCCCGATGGTGGCCATCGGGATCACCGCCTGCGCCTTCCTGCTCCCCGAGACCACCGACCCGGCCTCCCCCAAGGTGGACGTCGTGTCGACCGCCCTCACCGCGGCCGGTCTCGGCGCGCTGATCTACGGGATCATCGAGGCGCCGGTCCGCGGCTGGGGCGACCCGCTGGTGCTCGGAATGCTGGGCGGCGCGGCGCTGCTGCTCGCCGCACTGGTCCTGCGGGAGCGGCGCCTGAGCCGGCCGATGCTGGACATGTCCCTGCTCGGCAACCGCGGCTTCCTCCTCAACACCATCGCGGCGACGCTCGTCATGTTCGTCCTGTCCGGCCTGATGTTCGTCCTCCCGCCGTATCTGCAGGCGGTGCTCGGCCACGACGCGTTCGGCACCGGGCTTCGGATGCTGCCGCTGATGGGCGGCCTGCTGGTCGCCGCGCGAGGCGCCGAACCCGTCGTACGCCGCTTCGGGCCGCGGGCGGTGATCAGCGGCGGGCTCGTCGTCCTGGCGTTCGCGGCGATGCTCGGCAGCCGTACGACGGTCGACTCCGGCTACGGCTTCACCGCGCTGTGGCTGTCCGTCGCCGGGGTCGGCTTCGGCTTCGCCGTCGTACCGGCCATGGATTCGGCGCTCGGTGCGCTGCCGGTCGAGCGCGCGGGCTCGGGCACCGGGCTCCTGATGACCGTGCGGCAGGTCGGCGGCGCGATCGGCATCGCGCTGCTCGGTTCGCTGCTGTCCGGTGTGTACGTCGACAGGATCGACACCGGGTCGCTGCCGGCGGGGGCGGCGGACACCGCGGGCGATTCGGTGGTGGCCGCCCACGCGATCGCCGACCGGCTCGGGCTGCCGGGGCTCGTCGAATCCGCCGACTCCGCGTACGTGACCGGAATGGGCATCGTCCTCTGGGTCAGCGGCGTGGCAGCCCTGGTGACGGCGCTCCTGGTGGCCGCGCTGCTGCGGACCCCGGAGCCTGCCGATGCCGCCGACATGGCCCCGCGGCCCGCGGATGCCCGACAATGA
- a CDS encoding TetR/AcrR family transcriptional regulator, whose protein sequence is MNVMTAVRTTASQHAAQLGLRERKKLKTRIAIREATYRLIREQGYEATTVEQIADAAEVSPSTVFRYFPTKEDIVLTDEYDPLLEDELRARPADEPIAESLRHVLRKAVGLGFAEEPEVSRLRTRLMIEVPAVRSRMLESMSVTGRMLCRVIADRTGRDADDLEVRVFSMGLIGALTEATAYWAEHDHRDDLGQLVDRTLDMLSYGFAASDAASGGGKSPEAD, encoded by the coding sequence ATGAACGTCATGACGGCCGTACGCACCACCGCTTCGCAACACGCCGCCCAGCTGGGGCTTCGCGAGCGGAAGAAGCTCAAGACCCGCATCGCGATCCGTGAGGCGACGTACCGGCTGATCCGCGAGCAGGGGTACGAGGCGACGACGGTCGAGCAGATCGCGGACGCGGCGGAGGTCTCCCCCTCCACGGTCTTCCGCTACTTCCCCACCAAGGAGGACATCGTCCTCACCGACGAGTACGACCCGCTCCTGGAGGACGAACTGCGGGCCCGCCCCGCCGACGAGCCGATCGCGGAGTCGCTGCGGCATGTGCTGCGCAAGGCGGTCGGTCTCGGCTTTGCGGAGGAGCCGGAGGTGTCGCGGCTTCGCACCCGCCTGATGATCGAAGTCCCCGCGGTACGTTCCCGGATGCTGGAGAGCATGTCGGTCACCGGCCGCATGCTGTGCCGGGTGATCGCGGATCGGACCGGGCGCGACGCGGACGATCTTGAGGTGCGGGTCTTCTCCATGGGCCTGATCGGGGCGCTGACGGAGGCGACGGCGTACTGGGCGGAGCACGACCACCGCGACGACCTGGGTCAACTGGTGGACCGCACGCTGGACATGCTGTCGTACGGCTTCGCCGCGTCTGACGCCGCGTCGGGCGGTGGAAAATCCCCCGAGGCGGACTGA
- a CDS encoding hemolysin III family protein: MTAPVPDAITNSPATSPDSSAPTQPLPAKPKMRGWLHAGMFPAVVVAGLVLTALADSTRGRIACGIFALTACLLFGVSALYHRGNWGPRADGILRRLDHSNIFLIIAGTYTPLTMLLLPEAKGQWLLWGIWGAAVAGIAFRVFWVGAPRWLYTPCYIAMGWAAVFFLPDFMRTGGIAVLVLVIVGGLLYSAGGVIYGIKRPNPSPRFFGFHEVFHSLTLAAFAVHYVGISLVAYQHG, encoded by the coding sequence ATGACCGCACCCGTCCCCGACGCGATCACGAACTCCCCGGCCACAAGCCCCGATTCGTCCGCGCCCACCCAGCCGCTCCCGGCGAAGCCGAAGATGCGCGGCTGGCTGCACGCCGGCATGTTCCCCGCAGTGGTCGTCGCCGGCCTGGTGCTCACCGCCCTGGCGGACTCCACCCGCGGCCGGATCGCCTGCGGCATCTTCGCCCTGACCGCCTGCCTGCTCTTCGGAGTGAGCGCGCTCTACCACCGGGGCAACTGGGGCCCGCGTGCGGACGGCATCCTGCGCAGGCTCGACCACTCCAACATCTTCCTGATCATCGCGGGCACGTACACACCGCTGACGATGCTGCTGCTCCCCGAGGCGAAGGGGCAGTGGCTGCTCTGGGGCATCTGGGGCGCGGCCGTCGCGGGCATCGCCTTCCGGGTGTTCTGGGTCGGCGCCCCGCGCTGGCTCTACACGCCGTGCTACATCGCGATGGGCTGGGCCGCGGTCTTCTTCCTGCCGGACTTCATGCGCACGGGCGGCATCGCCGTGCTCGTCCTGGTGATCGTCGGCGGGCTGCTCTACAGCGCGGGCGGCGTCATCTACGGCATCAAGCGCCCCAACCCCTCGCCCCGCTTCTTCGGCTTCCACGAGGTCTTCCACTCGCTGACGCTGGCCGCGTTCGCGGTGCACTACGTCGGCATCTCGCTGGTGGCGTACCAGCACGGATAG
- a CDS encoding Mut7-C RNAse domain-containing protein — translation MNGPEILIDFAPELGMFVPHERRNGPSKAVTDGASTLGHVVESLGVPLTEVGALVVDGAEVPASHIPAAGETVSVRTVPRPQPVPGAPLRFLLDVHLGTLARRLRLLGVDAAYESTDIGDPALAARSAAERRVLLSRDRGLLRRRELWAGAYVYSDGPDEQLRDVLGRFAPALHPWTRCTACNGSLRAASKEEVADLLEGGTRGTYDVFAQCVECDRVYWRGAHHDRLERIVAGALAEFAPGGQADAN, via the coding sequence ATGAACGGTCCGGAGATCCTTATCGACTTCGCCCCTGAACTGGGGATGTTCGTCCCGCACGAGCGAAGGAACGGCCCCAGCAAGGCCGTTACCGACGGCGCGTCCACGCTCGGGCACGTCGTCGAGTCGCTCGGCGTCCCGCTGACGGAGGTGGGCGCGCTGGTGGTCGACGGTGCGGAGGTCCCCGCCTCGCACATCCCCGCGGCGGGCGAGACGGTCTCGGTCCGCACCGTCCCGCGCCCCCAGCCCGTCCCCGGGGCCCCGCTGCGCTTCCTCCTCGACGTCCATCTCGGCACGCTGGCGCGGCGGTTGCGGCTGCTCGGCGTCGACGCGGCGTACGAGAGCACGGACATCGGCGATCCGGCGCTTGCGGCGCGCTCGGCCGCCGAGCGCCGCGTCCTGCTGAGCCGCGACCGGGGCCTGCTGCGCCGCCGCGAGCTGTGGGCAGGGGCGTACGTCTACAGCGACGGTCCGGACGAACAACTCCGCGACGTCCTGGGCCGGTTCGCCCCCGCGCTGCACCCGTGGACGCGGTGCACGGCCTGCAATGGCTCGCTGCGGGCGGCGTCGAAGGAGGAGGTCGCGGATCTCCTGGAGGGTGGTACGCGGGGGACGTACGACGTCTTCGCCCAGTGCGTGGAGTGCGACCGGGTGTACTGGCGGGGCGCCCACCACGACCGCCTGGAGCGGATCGTGGCGGGGGCGCTGGCGGAGTTCGCCCCCGGCGGTCAGGCGGACGCGAACTAG